The Petrotoga sp. 9PWA.NaAc.5.4 nucleotide sequence GTCCACTATTACTTTTATCCCGTAATTCTTCTTTTCTGGTTCTTCTTCTATCTCTTCTATCTTTAAACCTTCTTTTATCCCAAATATCTCTTCTAACTTTCTAATTATATTTTCTGCTTCTTTTACACTTATTAAATCAACTCTACCTAAATTAGCTATGATTTTCTGTTTAGTTTTACCGTTTTCTCGATAACTTTCTACTATTCGAAGATACTGTTTACCTTCGTTATTTTTTACAGTTCTAAGAAAGATAAAAATCACCCCTTGACTTCATAATGTCACTTATATTATACCATGAAAACAATTATGAAGTCAACAGAAATAAGAAATTATACATACTAATCATGTCACTACACTTGATTTTTTTTCTCTTCTTTTTTGTTATCAAACCCGCTTTCTACCGTTGGGGTTCCTTCAATTTCCCCTCTTAACTGTCAAAGTCAGGAAACAATGTTGTTAGAGTATGTTATTGCAAGTTATATTGATATTTCTGTATTAAGTCTTGGAAAACCAAATCCTTATTTATTCTTTGATAACTTCTAATCAAGGTCTGAAAAGTTATAAAAATTTATCTGACGAAACAAGTAGAATTTCAGAAATAGAAATGAATTTTTTTGAAGCAGCTTTAGCTTTAGAAGATTATGTAATATATTATGATGCTGAGACACAAAAAAATTTTTTGATTAATATAAGTAATATAAAAGATGATTTTATGAATGAAGCAAGTGAATCGACGGAAATTGTCAATTTAAAAAGTTACGTAGAAACTTATGAAAGCTTGTTTAATTTAGGTAATTTGGTTCAATTCAGGAAAGGCTTATAGATCAAGATTTTACAAATATTTCTAATGATTTAAAACAAGTATTTTGAATGTTAAATATCTTGCTGACAAAAAATTTCTTTCAACTTTAGTTTTTTATTCAGATAGATCAATTGAAATATTAGATAATATTATGCAACTTTCTTTTATATATTTTTCATCATTAGAAGCAAGCAATAAAATAATGTATTTTCTTCTTTTAATGAGCTAAATATTCCATTAGAATTGATTAAAGATGGTATGGTAATAGCAACAGAAGAGCTTAAACAAAGTTTTCAAAACACAAAGAATTTATTTACTAGATTAAATTAATGTGTTCAATCAAATTGTACAAACCATAGAATCCCAAGAGATGATAATACAAGAAACGGAAGAAATGAGAGTAGAAATATTAAACTTATTAGAAGAACAAAGTGCAGAGTTAAAAGTAAAACAAAACACATTAGGACCGGCCTGATCCTATGTTATTGGAGAATAAATAAGAAAATCTCATTTTTTCATAAAAAATAGTTTTTGAATTAAAATAAGAATCTGAATTATTCTCGAACATCTTATTAAATTCATTTTGTGTCATATAATTCAAAGAATCACCTTATTCATAAAAACTTCAGTTGCTGTTGATTTAAATTGAGAACCGTTATCTGTTCTGATTATGAGTTCTTTAGGATTAGCTTTTCTGTATGAACAGCTTTGATGAAATCGTTTTCTTTACCTGTATGTCCTATCTGTGAAGGAACAATCGTTTTATCAAAGCATCAATAATATCCAATAGTGGTTCATATTTTTTTAAAGTTCAAGTTCATCCATTACTATTCTCAGCTGTAATTCTTTTTCAAGAAGAATCTTTTCATAATAACTAAGTTTTCTTTTAAGATAAACAGAATCATTAGAATTGTTATAATCATCAGACCTATCTATACCTGCTGATTCATAAATGATAGGATAAATCTTAGAATAATCAGAAATAATAGATTTAGCTCTACCTTTCTTGACACCAAAAACATAGTCATCATAATTTGATCTTTTGTACTTTTTTATTTTTCATGTTCTCACCCTTGACTTTTATTTTATTATTTCCTTCATTTTTCTCCAATCTATATTTGGAGGGATTATGGGATAAAACAAAAAGTGTAAAGCGTAATCACCCAAATCTGGTTCTCAGTTATTTCTTTTCCAATAACTGGAGATCAGGCTGCATTATCAATCTTTTAATTTTAATTTATAAACTATCCATATGTAAAAAATAAAAATTTTTAAAAATGAGATTTTTGTATCTAAGCAATTTTAATTATTTTGGGTTGTTTATAATTATTCACAACTACTGTTAGTAGTGTTTATATCTTAAATTAAAATTATATATAATAAAGTAAGAAATAATTCATATTTAATTATTTAGGAGGTGTTTTAAATGAACGTAATTTTGAATCAGGTAAATATTCCAAATGGTGAAACTATTGGATACAGATATAGAAAGGGAGGAGAAAAAATCCTTCTATTAATTCATGGAAATATGACTTCTTCAAAACATTGGGATGTTTTTATTGATGCGTTAGATCCTAAATACACCGTTTATGCTCCTGACTTAAGAGGATTTGGAATTTCTACATATAATACTCCAATAAATTCTTTAGATGACTTTAAAGAAGATTTAAAACTTTTTGTTGATGAAATTGGCATTAAAAAGTTTAGTTTGATCGGTTGGTCAACTGGCGGTGGAGTCTGTATGGTTTTTGCAGCAGATTACCCTGAATATGTTGAAAAACTCGTTTTATTGGAATCTGTAGGAACCCGTGGATATCCGATTTTTAAAAAAGATGTTACAGGAAAACCTATAATAGGAGAATTTTTAAAAACGAAAGAAGAAATAGCACAGGATCCCATTCAAGTACTTCCCATTCTCAGTGCATACAAAAATAAAGATAAAGAAATGCTTAAAAGAATATGGGAAGCCACTATATACACCCATAATAAGCCGGATGATGCAAAGTACGAAGAATATCTTGAAGATATGCTAACACAAAGAAACTTAGTTGACGTAGACTACGCTTTAGCAACCTTTAATATAAGTAATGAATTTAACGGTGTTAAACACGGCGATAACAGAGCTTCAAAAATTGAGTGTCCAACATTAATATTGTGGGGAGAAAATGATTTAGTTGTTCCCAAACAGATGGCTCTGGATATTAAAGCAGATATTGGAAATAATGCGACTTTAGTTTATTTGGAAAAGTGTGGCCATTCTCCTTTAATAGATGATTTAGAACAATTAGTGAAAGTTGTGGAGAATTTTTTAGAAAAATAAAAGAAACAAAAGAAGTTATTAATGATGTTGATAGAAACTCAAAAAATTGATTTGGTAATTTCAAATGAATTGCATATTCATTTGAAATTACCTTTTAAAAAATGATATAATTATCATAATTAAATATTTCACTTATATTTAGATATTTTCAGAATAGAATTTAAAAGTTTAAGAGTTCAAATAGGTATCTCAAAAAAATTTAAACTAAGAATATTGATAAAATCTATTTTTTTGAATTTCTAAGGGGAGTAAAAATTTAAAAACATAGGAGGAGAAGGTATGAGTTTGAATAGTAAGGGTGGAATGGTTGTTTCATTTATTTTGGCAGTTGCTTTAGGATTTATAATAGGTTTTTTTGTTGCTGCTCCTTCAATTCATGATAATTTGGTAACTCAAGAACAATTTAATGCATTACAAAAGGACTTAAAAGAAATCGAACAAAAAATAAACGAACTTTCTTTGATTTCGGAGATAATAAAAGAGTTAGAAATGGATATAAAAGCAGAACTTTCTGAAGTTGAGAAGCTTGTGATGGAATATGAAGATGAAGTTCCAGGAAGTTTTAAGGAAATTTTTCCGAATTCTCAATTTAGAAGATTAGAAGAGAATATTTATCAAGTTTATAAAGACGGCAAAACTGTGGGGTATATAGGAATAGGTAGCAAGAAAGGATTCATAGATACCATTAAAGTTGCTGTAGGTTTAAATACCGATGGTACATTAAAAGGAGTTCGTATTATTGAACAAAATGAAACCACAGGTATGGGCGATAAAATAACAGAACGTGAGTTTTTATCGCAATTTGAGGGATTAAATTACAATAATGTAAATGTTGATACGATAACAGGGGCAACGATAAGTAGTAGGACTGTAGAAAGTATAGTTAAAGAGGTTGCACAGAAGCTTAGCGAGTATATTTAAAAGAATAAAAACGGGCTATAAGCCCGTTTTGTATTAATTATAATTACCAAACTT carries:
- a CDS encoding alpha/beta fold hydrolase, translated to MNVILNQVNIPNGETIGYRYRKGGEKILLLIHGNMTSSKHWDVFIDALDPKYTVYAPDLRGFGISTYNTPINSLDDFKEDLKLFVDEIGIKKFSLIGWSTGGGVCMVFAADYPEYVEKLVLLESVGTRGYPIFKKDVTGKPIIGEFLKTKEEIAQDPIQVLPILSAYKNKDKEMLKRIWEATIYTHNKPDDAKYEEYLEDMLTQRNLVDVDYALATFNISNEFNGVKHGDNRASKIECPTLILWGENDLVVPKQMALDIKADIGNNATLVYLEKCGHSPLIDDLEQLVKVVENFLEK
- a CDS encoding FMN-binding protein, with product MSLNSKGGMVVSFILAVALGFIIGFFVAAPSIHDNLVTQEQFNALQKDLKEIEQKINELSLISEIIKELEMDIKAELSEVEKLVMEYEDEVPGSFKEIFPNSQFRRLEENIYQVYKDGKTVGYIGIGSKKGFIDTIKVAVGLNTDGTLKGVRIIEQNETTGMGDKITEREFLSQFEGLNYNNVNVDTITGATISSRTVESIVKEVAQKLSEYI